In Brassica napus cultivar Da-Ae chromosome A3, Da-Ae, whole genome shotgun sequence, the sequence atactgagttataaatatcaattatggattggtgagtataacatgaagacaaaactataaatatttgattttcaagataagaaattcagcttttattcagttactcaatatataatatcttaaatttttttttttaaactatacataaatttatatatatagattaatcttccaaacttaaactattatattatatatgaatgatgtttttaaataaaaaataatttctgattaaaaacaaaaataaaaacaacaaatggttattttcaaataatggaagtaatttacattatactatcatttaacaagtattagatatgttttgatatatcattattttctatatccagaaaacaataacttgttaaacatcaatatcatctaggttaagtatacgaacaacacaaattcaaacatcaaaaaatatttacataaacattataatacaataatttaatcaaaaaatacaattcaaaaaaacaatattcaaaagaatagttatatacttaatatttgaaaatcaaagatatttttgctaaaattgtacttacctcgccaaggagatcgaccatctttttacggatggatcgattgttgagcatgtggtcgatccgaaaatactctacagtttaattaaatatctaaaacatttatttcaaCACTAAAcggatagttttgctaaatatgataactagatagccaacaaaattacaaaaaagatatttaaatagtaaaaaatatgttaatttaacgtgttaaaatttaaaaataaattttaattatgacatgcatcttaacatttatataaatatatatcataccttaaatataaataatttaacaacttaaattagaaaaataataaaaatcccgggcgtagcccgggttaatccctagtctaCATTAATAAAATCGAGTTTCCTAACTTTTAAGAAGTTTATATTTAACTTTGAAATTTGTTTCTCAAGAAGATCAAAACCCTGCCAAAGTTAAAaagatagaaaataaaaacaagatcaAAACTTCTAGAAAAGTACCTAAGGAAAATGgatttcatttaaataataaattcaagTTTTTCGAAAGTACTAAAAAAGAAATGTCTAATTAGTTTCTAGATCTGAATAAAATGGcccaatgtttttaaaatatcttcttggttcatatattgatttttttgtgtgtttctgaTGTTTACAGGGGCCTTGTCAAAATTTTAAGTGGGCTTGATAAAGAAACCCTTAACCAAATGAAATCAGAAGAAATACCTAACTTAATGGTCCGGGTAAGCCGACAAACCCGGAACAAACAGGGTACCGAAAACCATAGCTAAACCAACGCATTGAAGAACAATCAGAACGTAGCTGCTAAATCTTTGTTCTTGAGATAATGCTTACATATACAACATCTTGATTGAATGAGAACGGCAATGATTAGCTCCCACTAGGCTAGTCTAGGAGTTCATCAATGGCTAGCATTAGGGGGAATAACTCATGTGATTGGAATTGGGATGAGAGAAAATTAAAGAGTGAAATGGAAAATGGGCACATGGAGTGACAAAAGGCTTGGGAAGTAAAAAATGAATGAGAAAGCTCCAAGTAAAATTGAAAAGCATTGGcatgaaagaaaaataatataaacatgAAAGAGACGACAAAAAGAGCTGATcgctaaaaagaaaaagaaacttcCAGATAACCCAAGTTGTATTGAAGAGTTCAAATTTGTAGACCACAATGGTTTTGAGTAGAGTATGGtttgaaaaatgatcaaaagaTGTTGTCGAAGGAAGTTGGTTGATATAGGATTCAATCATGATAACCGGAGGGATCTGATTGAATTGAACCAAGCTTGAGGACCCGGTTAAGAAGTCCGGTTTAGAGCTTAATGAGATTTGTGTAATTAACAAAGTCAAAGCAGACTCAAAGGGAAGCCGTTAGAGTTTGTTACAAGGAGGTTAGCGCAGAGTGACATGTCACGTCGAGTCGATGAGTGTGTATACTCGAGTGGGGAGAGTGAGTCATTTTGTACGAGAGCTAAGAGAGATCAATTGTGGTTTCGGGTGAGAGATTACATTGtattaaagagagaaaaaagagagagtacAGTGGTGAGAGTCTCGGCGGTTTTCCGTTGATAGAGAGAGACGACGTCCTTTTATCTCATACCTCTTAGTGGATTCCGAGGAGAAACTTCGGCCAGACGTAGGATCGCGGTTTGTGTCCGAACTGCTGGATAATAAATCACTTGTGTTCTTTACGCTTTCTGCTTTACATTTCATCGCATCTAATTATCGAATCATTCACACAAGACCGAACATAATATGACTTTAAACGGATGTATGTCAAGCTAGATCTCTCAAGAGATGTGTGCGTTGAATTGAGTTGATTTAAGAGTATAATGCAATCTAGTACTGGTAAGACAATGAAAAAtgtaattatatacataaattgcTCTGTCTTACAAAAATTATGCATACTATTTTTAGCATTCTATTTTTGAGATTTAAACCGCCTCAAAGGCTCAAGCAACCACTTCAAACCTTTTCTTACCAAGTCAATTGATTGGGATCAACTTCTAATTTATGAGACTACACTTTGAGATATGATAattgaatgtgagagttggttgatggTTAAGTGTGTTGATTCTTGGTATTGTGTGTACAGGAAAGATCTGAAGTAGAGATAAGCCTTGAAAAATTCGAATGGAATAAAGAGTTTGTTCTtgctatttttatgattttctaAAGACATCATGTTGAACGCTTTgttggatttcttttataatttactCAAAGTCTGATTGACACAATAAAATCAAGCGAATAATTACATACATCCACTAGGAGTTCATGTTTATTTCCTTCAATCACCCGGAAATTCGAACTTCAGCTAAGTAAAAAATACCAATCATTAATAACCATTAGTccccaaatttaaagaaatttaatgaaaatgtaattttccaaacaaaaactctcaagtttttttgataaaattagagataaatggaaaataACCGAGTCGTGTGTTTAAGGAAGACGAAGTAAATTTCGATAAAccttttttttggatttttttccgaTATAAGGCATTTAGAgcttattttgttgttgtttatgGTTGTTAACAAAATAATGATAATGACAACTTCATAAATAAATGAAGGTGGTAAAGTTGTTTGATATATTTCttgaatttcaaaataaatatataatggtatttttgaaaacaaCTTGCTATGTTAGGGATGAaatgatgaaaataaaaatatacagtaaattGAAAAATTGGTTAGTTTTGTTTGTATTAAGAGTTTTGGGTTGGTTTTGCAATGAATCCTAATAAATTTAGGTAATAAACTGTATTTTAGAAATTCGGTATCCATTAAGTTTTCGATTGGGTTTCTGttcgattttattttatttttcgtatAAAAAATCGTTTAGATATTTGTTAACTTCAATtcggtttcaaattttttgttcgGTTTTGGTTCTCGGTTTCATTGTCCAAGGCTAGGAAAGATAGTatttgctttttattttataactctAACTCTAAGTAGGTAATATTGgcttttattttatatctcaAGTCAATGGTCTTTTAGTTTTGGCGTTTTTAGTGaccattttaaaacaaaacaaaagaggtATCCCATGGCCCATAGGAAGAAAATTGAAAGACTTAAGAATTTACTTCGAAGGTGATAAGTTGACTTGactttacaatatatagaacCTTCCAACTCACAAATCACAATTCACGAATAGTATATTGTTTGCACTCAGGACTGATTCAAAtcatacaaaaaattaaattttttgatataaaatgtttatttatagataaatttattattttgtcgTGTGCATAATATGCATCTCTAAGCCTCTAACGCTCTAAAAAATctttaacaaacaaaacaaaaaggaacAGGTCGATTGCACatatttattagaaaaaaaatattttctaaattttaacaataattataactgcaaaaaataaactatttaataTTTGGGAATAACTATTTAAGGgccaaaatttagaaaaaataaacgaatctaagaaaattatgcaaattgatttgtttttttttgtgcacatcAAATTGGTttgttaaaaatgaaatatattatgTAAGCAGTTCTTTTCAGTTGATCATATTTAACTGGAAGAAATTtgtctttttaaatattttcctaAATATTATGTTGATTAAGTAAATTAAATTGCACATCTAGAAACTATATAATGCTATACGactatttcaaaaaataattgagGGAAGATTATAATAGGGGGAATATGCAAAATTATATGAGAAATTATATGAGATGGTACATCAttggaatgttttatttatatatacttcAACATTacgtattatttttttttgtaaacttacattatgtattattaaaaaacaaatcttCGGAAACAACCAAAGATGAGGACATGTAGCTTGAGCTTGTTTTATAATTATCGACATCTCCATCACAGAAGTTCAAATCCGACATAACCAATGTTACTGAAAAAATTATCATCACAAAAAATTgttgttttcttaataaaaaaaacataaactaagTAAAAATTAACGTATGAATAAATCCGAAATAATcaaacccaaaagaaaaacaagacgCGTTGCGTTTGAATGCTTCAAAAGAGAAGATAAATTGTTTtagccaaaaaaataaaataaataacgaaGTCAAGCGCAACCCATCCACTCATCTATAAAAGGAGAAATAGATTCCCAAACTTGTTTCTCATTCACCATTCTTCACTCAGTTCAAAGAGGAGATAAAGAGAAAATGACGGAATTTCAGAAACAAGAAAGAggagtgaagaagatgaagatagtCGCTAAGATTATAGCCTTGGCTTccattttctctcttcttctatcTTACTCTTCTTTAGTCTCCTCTCTTCAACAAAGTCTCCATTTGCTTTCCATGTATATCAGCCTTGTGGACAAGAAGTACATGTTCTTGTTATGCAATGGTATTGTAGGCTTTATCATGGGAAATTTCAAAACCCTTTTGCACGGCAGTACTGCCATGAACATCGTTGAAGAAACGGAAGAACTAAGGATCAACCACATGCGAAAATCAGAAATGAAGAGAGTAGTGGCGCTACTTGGAGAACAGCGTGTATCCAAAAAAGAAGAGGGAGAAGTAGTGGCACTACTTGGAGAACAGCGTGTATCCAAAGGAGAAGTAGTGGCACTAGTTGGAGAACAGTGTGTATCCAAAGAAGAAGACGGAGAAGAAAGGGTTGATTTATTtcgagaagaagaagttacaaTAGTCTTTGAGGATGACAATGGAGGTAAAGACCTCACTGTCATTACAATAGATGagcatgatgatgatgagataaATGACAACTTATTAAGTTCTGAAGATTTGAACAAGAAATGTGAGGAGTTCATCAGAAGGATGAAGGCTGGGATCAGATCAGAGTCCCGGACGTTACTTACCTCTTAGATATGTGATTGTTTTTAGAGCATATTTATCAGCTTAGCGTTACTATATTCacattctctttttttgtttgttgttgaatAGATTCTGTATTTTGGTAAATTTTAATCACTGTAACAAGAAACTAAGAATCCAAACCAATCTAAGAACATAAAAGTATCCAACAATAATGTATTACCACCTGTTTCTTCTGTAAACTCAAAAAGTCACGCGTCTCAAATTGACAATACAagccagaaaagaaaaaaaccaaaCAACACCTTAGATCCTATCGATATCCTCAT encodes:
- the LOC106361825 gene encoding uncharacterized protein LOC106361825 — encoded protein: MTEFQKQERGVKKMKIVAKIIALASIFSLLLSYSSLVSSLQQSLHLLSMYISLVDKKYMFLLCNGIVGFIMGNFKTLLHGSTAMNIVEETEELRINHMRKSEMKRVVALLGEQRVSKKEEGEVVALLGEQRVSKGEVVALVGEQCVSKEEDGEERVDLFREEEVTIVFEDDNGGKDLTVITIDEHDDDEINDNLLSSEDLNKKCEEFIRRMKAGIRSESRTLLTS